A genomic region of Vitis vinifera cultivar Pinot Noir 40024 chromosome 7, ASM3070453v1 contains the following coding sequences:
- the LOC132254077 gene encoding uncharacterized protein LOC132254077: MEIEADEAVRRDLFNNAMEGKWDKVVKIYQDVPWASKEKITTSGETALHIAISDCKEDVVEKLLETVIGISADVLRIQNAKGNTPLHLAASIGNVSMCRTIAGRYPEALRVRNEELETPLFLAARHGKIKVFFCLLEASTVARIERENYLPYRNKKSETVLHCAITGGHFKLAFLIIQLYEDLVNLIDEKGFSPLHLLADKPTAFRSGTKLSLMDKIIYPCIFVPDFYHPLISGDDKNSQNQTHDKYKRETQEGIVFFMLTFV, from the exons ATGGAAATTGAAGCTGACGAGGCAGTGAGGAGAGATTTATTCAATAATGCCATGGAAGGCAAATGGGATAAGGTGGTGAAAATATACCAGGACGTGCCCTGGGCCAGCAAAGAAAAGATCACTACAAGTGGAGAAACCGCACTGCATATAGCTATCTCTGATTGCAAAGAAGATGTTGTTGAAAAACTACTGGAGACTGTAATTGGTATCAGTGCGGATGTTCTACGCATACAAAATGCGAAAGGGAATACCCCTCTCCATTTGGCAGCTTCAATTGGAAATGTTTCAATGTGCAGAACCATTGCTGGTCGCTATCCAGAAGCGTTACGTGTTCGCAACGAAGAACTAGAAACTCCTCTCTTCTTGGCTGCTCGCCATGGCAAGATCAAAGTTTTCTTTTGCCTGCTAGAAGCGTCTACAGTCGCTCGCATTGAAAGAGAGAATTATCTCCCTTATCGGAACAAAAAAAGTGAAACAGTTCTTCACTGTGCCATCACTGGAGGACACTTCA AATTGGCATTTCTAATAATTCAACTGTATGAAGATCTTGTTAACCTGATTGACGAGAAAGGATTCAGCCCTCTCCATCTATTAGCAGATAAGCCTACTGCTTTCAGAAGTGGAACTAAACTCAGCCTGATGGACAAAATCATTTATCCAT GTATATTTGTCCCAGACTTCTACCACCCACTGATTTCTGGAGATGATAAGAACTCCCAGAACCAAACACATGACAAGTACAAGAGAGAAACACAAGaaggtattgttttctttaTGCTGACATTTGTCTAA